Proteins co-encoded in one Medicago truncatula cultivar Jemalong A17 chromosome 8, MtrunA17r5.0-ANR, whole genome shotgun sequence genomic window:
- the LOC112417461 gene encoding uncharacterized protein, which produces MPFDWQVELAAPAPLSLIPVHKSHASTSVTAAQLITAPPKSFAAEVGGFRSSPVEEAPYPVSCIKGDSLAIRIGQDEYVKGLTECQFALRGRLILSKGNKPYTARGLASKLSKVWKMINQWKMVPLGKGYYDFLFEHSDDLSRIWTAGTVSLQPGLLRLSQWTKDFNHNSQAQTHASLWIRLVELPQEYWCERTLKEIASVVGTPISIDGPTGNRAFGHYARILMDIDLSKRVYDEILVEREGFAFKVEVQYERRPLFCHHCYVIGHNVTNCKWLNLEAAKVNGRGKKQVPETNIQPHVVKGASSSGTLCYVPVVTPPIAATIDATTTQADVPPPAAATTDENVTQFVAPTAATTNENVTQSVPHIDVTTGSFRHILQDVSDAIPQGTLPRPDIPILELAATVVHDDVQKSLEATTLTVTSNEKVHSVPTVSVPPIEHVDVHDDVDDNVSQNREESPISVSNDANDSIPPDFAAVHMPSQDMRPPLPVIDPIMNASTDESQDITTPGHTITITSPEKHSVEHVDVHYGSGHSLVSPVIVERSLAVSASMPTTVQEEQVVAELQQQEVHPSKNIQHVLDLWHRVCEYDEQSAAEDFTPVLTRKQKQKIKVQHVLAKHPTKTRSRGGNHPTAS; this is translated from the coding sequence ATGCCCTTCGATTGGCAGGTGGAATTGGCAGCTCCGGCCCCTTTATCGTTAATTCCAGTACATAAGTCACATGCTTCAACATCTGTCACAGCCGCACAGCTGATCACTGCCCCTCCCAAATCTTTTGCGGCAGAAGTAGGAGGTTTTCGTTCCTCTCCGGTGGAGGAGGCTCCTTACCCGGTATCTTGCATCAAGGGCGATTCCCTTGCCATCCGAATAGGCCAGGACGAGTATGTTAAGGGCTTGACAGAATGTCAATTTGCGCTACGGGGACGGCTAATCTTGTCTAAAGGCAACAAACCATACACCGCTCGCGGTTTAGCTTCTAAATTAAGCAAGGTTTGGAAGATGATTAATCAATGGAAGATGGTTCCCCTTGGTAAGGGTTACTACGATTTTTTATTCGAACATTCGGATGATCTTAGTCGCATTTGGACGGCTGGTACTGTATCACTACAACCGGGTCTCCTTCGTCTTTCTCAATGGACGAAGGATTTTAATCATAACTCTCAGGCACAGACACATGCATCACTATGGATCAGACTTGTTGAGTTGCCTCAGGAATATTGGTGTGAGAGAACTTTGAAAGAAATAGCAAGTGTCGTGGGTACTCCAATTTCTATTGATGGGCCGACAGGAAATAGAGCATTCGGACACTATGCACGCATTCTTATGGACATCGACTTATCAAAGCGGGTCTATGACGAAATTCTTGTTGAACGGGAGGGGTTTGCCTTTAAGGTGGAAGTGCAATATGAACGGCGTCCATTATTTTGTCATCATTGTTATGTCATTGGACATAATGTCACGAATTGCAAGTGGTTGAATCTTGAGGCGGCCAAGGTTAATGGTCGTGGGAAAAAACAAGTTCCTGAAACAAACATTCAACCCCATGTTGTAAAAGGAGCTTCTTCCTCTGGTACATTATGTTACGTCCCTGTTGTTACGCCACCAATAGCTGCCACCATTGATGCTACTACGACACAAGCTGATGTTCCCCCACCAGCAGCTGCCACTACTGATGAAAATGTGACTCAATTTGTTGCCCCAACAGCCGCCACCACTAATGAGAATGTGACACAGTCTGTTCCCCACATAGATGTTACAACAGGTTCTTTCCGCCATATCTTGCAAGATGTTTCAGATGCAATTCCTCAAGGTACTTTACCTCGGCCCGACATACCTATTTTGGAATTGGCAGCAACCGTAGTGCACGATGACGTGCAAAAATCATTAGAAGCAACAACTCTCACGGTAACTAGTAATGAGAAAGTTCATTCGGTTCCGACAGTTTCTGTTCCTCCTATTGAGCACGTTGACGTGCATGATGATGTGGATGATAATGTGTCTCAAAATAGAGAAGAGAGCCCAATCTCGGTGTCCAATGATGCTAATGATTCCATTCCTCCTGATTTTGCAGCAGTTCATATGCCTAGTCAAGACATGCGGCCTCCTTTGCCGGTAATTGATCCAATTATGAATGCTTCGACGGATGAATCCCAAGACATCACTACACCAGGCCACACAATTACTATTACTTCTCCCGAGAAACATAGTGTTGAGCACGTTGACGTCCATTATGGGTCAGGCCACTCCTTGGTGTCGCCTGTGATTGTAGAGCGGTCCCTTGCTGTAAGTGCTAGCATGCCGACGACAGTTCAAGAGGAGCAAGTGGTTGCCGAGTTACAACAACAAGAAGTACATCCCAGCAAGAATATTCAGCACGTTCTAGATTTGTGGCACAGAGTTTGTGAATATGATGAACAATCAGCTGCTGAAGACTTCACACCGGTCCTAACAAGgaaacagaaacagaaaattAAAGTACAACATGTCTTAGCAAAGCATCCTACTAAAACCCGTTCTCGGGGTGGTAATCATCCAACTGCTTCATGA